A genomic window from Nematostella vectensis chromosome 9, jaNemVect1.1, whole genome shotgun sequence includes:
- the LOC116610221 gene encoding uncharacterized protein LOC116610221, with amino-acid sequence MSIKLYGLLEVLSILSWIWTTNGIPMTQRSLAACEFDEGDVTMPPNTPYRRVRLLVREFNQGTSNMYTYGAKLVHHSVRTISTNRTAQYLVDDVRATFDGENICVLVKKLTILDQSGKNERRIYSCERKCFKVGEKITIDTKLEEGGVLKWNSVRLCCVWTTRVWLEISVEKPSFKCAICQGLTCDQQTEELIHCPAGEGCVSISFKARGNSSQGSLRLKGCTDHKLLYDRGCWDECRTIGVAYEMCIHCCYGDGCNKENFNRTTGSPSPAQETWKGARGVSGSEGGGVGGLVLVMLNIIGMLLMS; translated from the coding sequence ATGAGTATTAAACTCTATGGGTTATTAGAAGTTTTATCGATTTTGTCATGGATCTGGACAACTAATGGAATACCAATGACTCAAAGAAGTTTAGCCGCGTGTGAATTTGATGAGGGAGATGTTACAATGCCCCCAAATACGCCTTACCGGAGAGTTCGTCTGCTGGTGCGTGAGTTTAACCAGGGTACTAGCAACATGTACACGTACGGAGCTAAGCTGGTGCACCATTCCGTCAGGACGATCAGTACTAACAGAACAGCGCAGTACCTTGTAGACGACGTGAGAGCCACGTTTGACGGCGAAAACATATGTGTGCTGGTAAAAAAGCTCACTATTCTAGACCAGAGCGGCAAAAACGAGCGACGAATCTACAGCTGTGAAAGAAAATGCTTTAAAGTAGGCGAGAAAATAACAATAGATACAAAACTCGAAGAGGGCGGAGTACTAAAGTGGAACAGTGTAAGATTATGCTGCGTTTGGACTACAAGAGTTTGGCTGGAAATCTCCGTAGAAAAACCTAGCTTTAAGTGCGCGATCTGCCAGGGCCTGACTTGCGACCAGCAAACCGAGGAGCTCATTCACTGCCCcgcgggggaggggtgcgtttCAATCAGCTTCAAGGCTCGAGGGAACTCGTCCCAGGGCTCACTCCGTCTCAAAGGGTGTACGGATCACAAGCTCCTGTATGACCGAGGGTGCTGGGACGAGTGTAGAACAATAGGGGTCGCCTACGAGATGTGTATTCATTGTTGTTATGGCGACGGATGCAACAAGGAGAACTTTAATAggaccacagggagcccgtcACCCGCTCAAGAAACATGGAAAGGGGCAAGAGGCGTAAGCGGATCTGAGGGGGGAGGTGTTGGGGGTCTTGTACTTGTCATGCTTAACATAATTGGCATGTTGTTGATGAGTTAG